In Athalia rosae chromosome 6, iyAthRosa1.1, whole genome shotgun sequence, one DNA window encodes the following:
- the LOC105683220 gene encoding uncharacterized protein LOC105683220 isoform X3 → MDPVKEDAENESASESVIPTAGCDEVAGGAQGAEVEEEKVRDTCKETEVLPTGNPTELADREQEDSSLKSVSDGENSVFGDNPEQFDNGNPEMNSDNPLGSKPSGESENDSEELDDIELIFTTDDTREVSLQEDLVSITEGDTWPSLRHRQFDGQPVLLKYTKTADPEALLNGDKTSSSVDEAVSSQSSSIDREESVDRFDEGSGARLNKMWSQCSVLVETDISKCGVLEEPDPTRYAGRRNTLAAPPTAYRPIIHREALATGRRKSATPLRPVMDRSGGGSRRESGAQTDISALPAQWRSESYLAHKVAHAFTTLPSKFALPAGIPGRLRLSDKTREARRVMLSDISFTSMVPELSRSADHLCHDPHAQTCLNARGCGPRTPEVHRRESLNSLGGYWPRCHPGTSLPSPCDCRLSTDLYSSRYRGSLTSIPSPGLEVTVGSSRRHSWRATAASFDTWRIPVATSTPRPTWSSMPSSPTHVHPPNVPGVSSSRYPAKNPPKRTRSKVTFKDCPVTRGSLPNLRSDSIGADNSGDSTESLIDEAEDYLRRSIDSMLTITGSEYFNGQGSTRRRRTRRHSEPDLLREWNPPQDARPYLPKIPRDLKLNHLVKVISPEGRVLQGRVRYVGPVPGREEPHVGVELPSDSGSSDGTFHGRRFFDCDPERAVFVPFKKVVLAWCTT, encoded by the exons ATGGATCCCGTCAAAGAGGACGCGGAGAACGAGAGCGCTTCAGAATCGGTAATCCCGACAGCGGGATGCGACGAGGTCGCCGGGGGGGCGCAGGGTGCAGAAGTCGAAGAGGAAAAGGTTCGGGATACCTGCAAGGAGACGGAAGTTCTTCCTACGGGAAATCCGACAGAGCTCGCCGATCGCGAACAGGAAGATTCTAGTTTGAAATCGGTTTCCGATGGTGAGAATTCCGTATTCGGTGATAATCCCGAACAATTTGACAACGGGAATCCCGAGATGAACAGCGATAATCCGCTGGGATCGAAACCTTCGGGTGAATCGGAAAATGACTCGGAGGAACTCGACGACATCGAGCTTATATTCACTACCGACGACACGAGGGAAGTGAGCCTCCAAGAAGACCTCGTCTCCATAACCGAAGGAGACACCTGGCCCTCGCTTCGACATCGGCAATTCGATGGGCAGCCGGTACTGCTGAAATACACGAAGACCGCGGATCCGGAAGCTCTCCTCAACGGAGACAAAACCAGCTCGTCCGTTGATGAGGCCGTCTCCTCCCAAAGCTCTAGCATCGACCGAGAGGAGAGCGTGGACAGATTCGACGAGGGATCCGGGGCGCGGCTGAACAAAATGTGGTCGCAATGCTCGGTGCTCGTTGAAACGGACATCAGCAAATGCGGTGTCCTCGAGGAACCCGATCCTACCAGGTACGCCGGACGAAGGAACACTCTCGCGGCACCACCCACGGCGTACAG GCCCATAATTCACCGGGAGGCGTTGGCGACCGGTAGACGAAAAAGCGCGACTCCTCTTCGCCCGGTGATGGACCGCAGCGGGGGCGGAAGTCGACGGGAATCCGGCGCACAGACAGACATTTCAGCGCTTCCGGCACAGTGGAGATCGGAGAGCTACTTGGCGCACAAAGTGGCCCACGCTTTCACAACCCTACCGAGCAAATTCGCCCTTCCTGCCGGCATCCCCGGCCGACTCAGACTCTCTGACAAAACTAGGGAGGCTCGACGAGTGATGCTGTCGGACATCAGCTTCACCAGCATGGTACCCGAACTGTCGCGCAGCGCCGATCATCTCTGTCACGATCCTCACGCTCAG ACTTGCTTGAACGCGCGGGGATGCGGTCCGAGGACTCCGGAGGTTCACCGTCGCGAGTCTTTGAACTCTCTCGGCGGTTACTGGCCCCGATGTCACCCGGGAACGAGCCTTCCGAGCCCCTGCGATTGCCGACTGTCTACCGATCTCTACTCTTCTCGATACCGCGGCTCGTTGACCTCCATCCCATCGCCCGGGCTCGAAGTTACCGTCGGATCGTCTCGTAGACATTCTTGGAGAGCGACCGCCGCCTCTTTCGACACCTGGCGAATACCTGTCGCTACTTCCACACCCAGACCTACTTGGTCCTCGATGCCCTCCTCCCCCACACACGTTCATCCACCTAACGTACCCGGTGTCTCGTCGTCCCGCTATCCCGCGAAAAACCCACCCAAAAGGACGAGGTCGAAGGTCACCTTCAAAG ACTGCCCGGTGACGCGGGGGAGTCTTCCGAATCTTCGTTCCGACTCAATTGGTGCTGACAACAGCGGTGACTCGACAGAATCTCTGATCGACGAAGCGGAGGACTACCTCAGACGCAGCATAGATTCTATGCTGACCATTACCGGATCGGAGTATTTTAATGGTCAGGGAAGCACGCGTCGCCGTAGAACACGACGTCATTCCGAACCCGACCTTTTACGAGAGTGGAATCCTCCGCAAGATGCCCGTCCCTATCTACCCAAG ATTCCTCGGGACCTGAAACTGAATCACCTCGTCAAGGTGATATCGCCGGAGGGTCGGGTTCTCCAAGGAAGGGTACGATACGTAGGTCCTGTGCCAGGACGAGAAGAGCCCCACGTTGGGGTCGAACTTCCCTCGGACAGCGGCTCCTCGGATGGAACTTTTCACGGACGCCGTTTCTTCGACTG cgatCCCGAACGAGCCGTTTTCGTGCCATTCAAAAAGGTCGTGCTGGCGTGGTGCACCACTTGA
- the LOC105683208 gene encoding ubiquitin thioesterase OTU1 codes for MAGFVLKVKTKSGQKIVNGLAPKNNLSELKNKLSELTGIPQAALHILGGFPPKALDLSKEDAALDESGIVSGDTLIVEEKQVPQNGQKKVNQDNQSLPRSHIVNTESLTNCPGVLMKKIVPADNSCLFTSVGYVLNGKVDTSCANFMRSIIAESVSANPEEYSEAILGRPNADYCKWIQKADSWGGAIELAILSWFYGLEIAVVDSINAIINRFGEDQHYAQRVFLMFDGIHYDPLYLEPLDGGSIQTLFPTSDESIMIQATNLAQEAKSSRQYTDVQKFTLKCMDCNVMLNGQLAAQQHAKETGHMNFGEVVA; via the exons ATGGCTGGGTTCGTACTGAAGGTTAAAACAAAATCAGGTCAAAAGATTGTCAACGGGCTTGCTCCAAAGAACAATTTAtccgaattaaaaaataagcTGTCAGAACTTACTGGAATACCACAAGCTGCGCTGCACATATTGGGTGGCTTTCCCCCAAAGGCATTAGATCTTAGCAAAGAAGATGCAGCTTTAGATGAGTCTGGAATCGTATCAGGGGATACTCTAATagtcgaagaaaaacaagTGCCTCagaatggacagaaaaaagTTAACCAGGATAATCAATCTTTGCCACGTTCCCACATCGTCAATACGGAAAGCCTTACAAATTGTCCTGGTGtccttatgaaaaaaattgtacctgCCGATAATTCATGCCTATTCACCAGTGTTGGATATGTTCTTAATG gGAAGGTTGATACCAGCTGTGCTAATTTTATGAGAAGCATAATAGCTGAAAGTGTATCAGCTAATCCAGAAGAATATTCAGAAGCAATTTTGGGGCGTCCCAATGCGGACTACTGCAAGTGGATACAGAAAGCTGATTCGTGGGGTGGAGCGATAGAGTTAGCTATTCTTTCGTGGTTTTATGGACTGGAAATAGCGGTAGTCGATAGCATCAATGCCATTATCAATAGATTTGGAGAAGATCAACACTATGCTCAGAGAGTCTTCCTAATGTTTGATGGAATTCACTACGACCCTCTCTACTTGGAGCCACTAGAT GGTGGAAGTATTCAAACGCTATTTCCTACAAGCGATGAAAGCATAATGATACAGGCTACAAACTTAGCTCAGGAGGCTAAATCTAGCCGTCAATATACAGACGTGCAAAAGTTCACATTGAAGTGCATGGATTGCAATGTAATGCTTAATGGACAACTGGCTGCCCAACAACATGCCAAGGAGACAGGACACATGAATTTTGGGGAGGTGGTTGCCTAG
- the LOC105683220 gene encoding uncharacterized protein LOC105683220 isoform X2, whose amino-acid sequence MKWLFSLHLMSVVSLRAALDSSREELRRLKKSVGDFNGESYLDTVQRLALENHVLRRRILDKRNKSPSDTDAVSIASKSEVKKRCTNPAAEESGKPHSTEINETVNMDPVKEDAENESASESVIPTAGCDEVAGGAQGAEVEEEKVRDTCKETEVLPTGNPTELADREQEDSSLKSVSDGENSVFGDNPEQFDNGNPEMNSDNPLGSKPSGESENDSEELDDIELIFTTDDTREVSLQEDLVSITEGDTWPSLRHRQFDGQPVLLKYTKTADPEALLNGDKTSSSVDEAVSSQSSSIDREESVDRFDEGSGARLNKMWSQCSVLVETDISKCGVLEEPDPTRYAGRRNTLAAPPTAYRPIIHREALATGRRKSATPLRPVMDRSGGGSRRESGAQTDISALPAQWRSESYLAHKVAHAFTTLPSKFALPAGIPGRLRLSDKTREARRVMLSDISFTSMVPELSRSADHLCHDPHAQTCLNARGCGPRTPEVHRRESLNSLGGYWPRCHPGTSLPSPCDCRLSTDLYSSRYRGSLTSIPSPGLEVTVGSSRRHSWRATAASFDTWRIPVATSTPRPTWSSMPSSPTHVHPPNVPGVSSSRYPAKNPPKRTRSKVTFKDCPVTRGSLPNLRSDSIGADNSGDSTESLIDEAEDYLRRSIDSMLTITGSEYFNGQGSTRRRRTRRHSEPDLLREWNPPQDARPYLPKIPRDLKLNHLVKVISPEGRVLQGRVRYVGPVPGREEPHVGVELPSDSGSSDGTFHGRRFFDCDPERAVFVPFKKVVLAWCTT is encoded by the exons ATGAAATGGCTGTTTTCCCTACATCTCATG AGCGTAGTGTCACTGAGAGCAGCCCTTGACTCGTCCAGAGAAGAACTCAGGCGTCTAAAAAAATCTGTTGGTGATTTTAACGGGGAGAGCTACCTCGATACGGTGCAACGTCTCGCCCTCGAAAATCACGTCCTAAGACGCAGAATACTCGACAAAAGGAACAAATCACCGAGTGATACCGATGCAGTTAGCATCGCTTCGAAATCCGAGGTGAAAAAACG GTGCACAAATCCAGCAGCCGAAGAATCAGGTAAACCGCATTCTAcggaaataaacgaaacagTTAATATGGATCCCGTCAAAGAGGACGCGGAGAACGAGAGCGCTTCAGAATCGGTAATCCCGACAGCGGGATGCGACGAGGTCGCCGGGGGGGCGCAGGGTGCAGAAGTCGAAGAGGAAAAGGTTCGGGATACCTGCAAGGAGACGGAAGTTCTTCCTACGGGAAATCCGACAGAGCTCGCCGATCGCGAACAGGAAGATTCTAGTTTGAAATCGGTTTCCGATGGTGAGAATTCCGTATTCGGTGATAATCCCGAACAATTTGACAACGGGAATCCCGAGATGAACAGCGATAATCCGCTGGGATCGAAACCTTCGGGTGAATCGGAAAATGACTCGGAGGAACTCGACGACATCGAGCTTATATTCACTACCGACGACACGAGGGAAGTGAGCCTCCAAGAAGACCTCGTCTCCATAACCGAAGGAGACACCTGGCCCTCGCTTCGACATCGGCAATTCGATGGGCAGCCGGTACTGCTGAAATACACGAAGACCGCGGATCCGGAAGCTCTCCTCAACGGAGACAAAACCAGCTCGTCCGTTGATGAGGCCGTCTCCTCCCAAAGCTCTAGCATCGACCGAGAGGAGAGCGTGGACAGATTCGACGAGGGATCCGGGGCGCGGCTGAACAAAATGTGGTCGCAATGCTCGGTGCTCGTTGAAACGGACATCAGCAAATGCGGTGTCCTCGAGGAACCCGATCCTACCAGGTACGCCGGACGAAGGAACACTCTCGCGGCACCACCCACGGCGTACAG GCCCATAATTCACCGGGAGGCGTTGGCGACCGGTAGACGAAAAAGCGCGACTCCTCTTCGCCCGGTGATGGACCGCAGCGGGGGCGGAAGTCGACGGGAATCCGGCGCACAGACAGACATTTCAGCGCTTCCGGCACAGTGGAGATCGGAGAGCTACTTGGCGCACAAAGTGGCCCACGCTTTCACAACCCTACCGAGCAAATTCGCCCTTCCTGCCGGCATCCCCGGCCGACTCAGACTCTCTGACAAAACTAGGGAGGCTCGACGAGTGATGCTGTCGGACATCAGCTTCACCAGCATGGTACCCGAACTGTCGCGCAGCGCCGATCATCTCTGTCACGATCCTCACGCTCAG ACTTGCTTGAACGCGCGGGGATGCGGTCCGAGGACTCCGGAGGTTCACCGTCGCGAGTCTTTGAACTCTCTCGGCGGTTACTGGCCCCGATGTCACCCGGGAACGAGCCTTCCGAGCCCCTGCGATTGCCGACTGTCTACCGATCTCTACTCTTCTCGATACCGCGGCTCGTTGACCTCCATCCCATCGCCCGGGCTCGAAGTTACCGTCGGATCGTCTCGTAGACATTCTTGGAGAGCGACCGCCGCCTCTTTCGACACCTGGCGAATACCTGTCGCTACTTCCACACCCAGACCTACTTGGTCCTCGATGCCCTCCTCCCCCACACACGTTCATCCACCTAACGTACCCGGTGTCTCGTCGTCCCGCTATCCCGCGAAAAACCCACCCAAAAGGACGAGGTCGAAGGTCACCTTCAAAG ACTGCCCGGTGACGCGGGGGAGTCTTCCGAATCTTCGTTCCGACTCAATTGGTGCTGACAACAGCGGTGACTCGACAGAATCTCTGATCGACGAAGCGGAGGACTACCTCAGACGCAGCATAGATTCTATGCTGACCATTACCGGATCGGAGTATTTTAATGGTCAGGGAAGCACGCGTCGCCGTAGAACACGACGTCATTCCGAACCCGACCTTTTACGAGAGTGGAATCCTCCGCAAGATGCCCGTCCCTATCTACCCAAG ATTCCTCGGGACCTGAAACTGAATCACCTCGTCAAGGTGATATCGCCGGAGGGTCGGGTTCTCCAAGGAAGGGTACGATACGTAGGTCCTGTGCCAGGACGAGAAGAGCCCCACGTTGGGGTCGAACTTCCCTCGGACAGCGGCTCCTCGGATGGAACTTTTCACGGACGCCGTTTCTTCGACTG cgatCCCGAACGAGCCGTTTTCGTGCCATTCAAAAAGGTCGTGCTGGCGTGGTGCACCACTTGA
- the LOC105683221 gene encoding glutathione S-transferase 1-1-like — MPIDLYHYPASAPCRATRLTAAALGLDLNLKLVDLSKGEHLTPEYLKRNPQHTIPTVDDNGFVIWESRAIMAYLAEQYAGKNESLYPKDPKIRAVIHQRLCFDLATLYRAFGDYYHPLFFTGATGGPDLLKKIPPALELFDKFLEGRKYAAADTLTIADLALVVTVSNFEAVDYDLSNYKNVTKWFALIKSEAPKYQEINGEGAKQFGAFIKSVKQK, encoded by the exons aTGCCTATCGACCTGTATCATTATCCCGCAAGCGCACCATGCCGCGCTACAAGACTAACCGCCGCTGCTCTTGGACTAGATTTGAACCTGAAGTTGGTAGATCTAAGCAAAGGTGAACATTTGACACCAGAATACCTCAAG CGCAACCCTCAGCACACCATACCCACCGTGGATGACAATGGATTCGTTATTTGGGAAAG tCGTGCGATCATGGCATACCTAGCAGAGCAGTACGCGGGCAAAAACGAGTCCCTGTACCCCAAGGACCCGAAAATCCGCGCTGTCATTCACCAGAGACTGTGCTTCGATCTTGCAACTCTCTACCGAGCTTTCGGAGATTATTAC CATCCCTTGTTCTTCACCGGCGCAACCGGTGGACCTGACCTACTGAAAAAGATCCCGCCCGCACTCGAgcttttcgataaatttttggaaGGTCGCAAGTACGCTGCAGCCGACACTTTGACGATTGCTGATCTCGCTCTGGTAGTTACTGTGTCAAACTTTGAG GCGGTAGATTACGACCTCAGCAACTACAAGAACGTCACAAAATGGTTCGCGCTGATAAAATCGGAAGCTCCGAAATACCAAGAGATAAACGGCGAAGGAGCAAAACAATTCGGAGCttttatcaaatcagttaagCAGAAGTGA
- the LOC105692665 gene encoding uncharacterized protein LOC105692665 isoform X4 produces the protein MIFCLVILLEEVDVKILPNAVYLILRLLDLCTCNNRTVQAHGYTILHTYRSISTGTGWRGEDLWRDSLMS, from the exons ATGATATTTTGTCTGGTGATTTTGCTCGAGGAAGTCGACGTTAAAATTTTACCG AATGCGGTTTACCTGATTCTTCGGCTGCTGGATTTGTGCACCTGTAACAACCGAACTGTACAGGCTCATGGGTACACAATTCTCCATACCTATAG ATCCATCTCTACTGGAACAGGATGGAGAGGAGAGGATCTTTGGAGAGACTCGTTGATGTCCTGA
- the LOC105692665 gene encoding uncharacterized protein LOC105692665 isoform X3, producing the protein MIFCLVILLEEVDVKILPNAVYLILRLLDLCTCNNRTVQAHGYTILHTYSEGATEPPRFMSNRGQIASEMSLMDTCA; encoded by the exons ATGATATTTTGTCTGGTGATTTTGCTCGAGGAAGTCGACGTTAAAATTTTACCG AATGCGGTTTACCTGATTCTTCGGCTGCTGGATTTGTGCACCTGTAACAACCGAACTGTACAGGCTCATGGGTACACAATTCTCCATACCTATAG CGAAGGGGCTACCGAACCACCGCGATTCATGTCGAATCGAGGGCAGATTGCCAGCGAAATGTCCCTGATGGACACATGTGCATAA
- the LOC105692665 gene encoding uncharacterized protein LOC105692665 isoform X2, giving the protein MGTQFSIPIGFQSVITVPSSSQYLFNFQPRRAGVAWHCTIRLQIHLYWNRMERRGSLERLVDVLICLHRAMGIYQKERRNITCTILVTI; this is encoded by the exons ATGGGTACACAATTCTCCATACCTATAG gctTTCAATCAGTCATCACTGTGCCTAGTTCATCGCAGTACTtattcaacttccaaccacGAAGGGCAGGCGTTGCATGGCATTGCACAATTCGTTTACAG ATCCATCTCTACTGGAACAGGATGGAGAGGAGAGGATCTTTGGAGAGACTCGTTGATGTCCTGATTTGCTTGCATCGCGCAATGGGCATCTaccagaaagaaagaagaaatattaCATGTACAATTCTAGTCACGATATAA
- the LOC105692665 gene encoding uncharacterized protein LOC105692665 isoform X1: MIFCLVILLEEVDVKILPNAVYLILRLLDLCTCNNRTVQAHGYTILHTYRSATQLQHQRLRGDSIQLFSLSAAGCGISAKIGAVAQEVSSIKDYYFSIKFTETSEIMIIFGIGY; the protein is encoded by the exons ATGATATTTTGTCTGGTGATTTTGCTCGAGGAAGTCGACGTTAAAATTTTACCG AATGCGGTTTACCTGATTCTTCGGCTGCTGGATTTGTGCACCTGTAACAACCGAACTGTACAGGCTCATGGGTACACAATTCTCCATACCTATAG GAGCGCCACCCAACTTCAACATCAGCGACTGCGTGGCGATTCCATACAGCTTTTTTCACTATCAGCAGCCGGATGTGGTATCTCCGCAAAGATTGGAGCCGTAGCGCAGGAAGTTTCTTCCATCAAAgactattatttttcaattaagttTACTGAAACGTCTGAAATAATGATCATATTTGGGATTGGATATTAA
- the LOC105683220 gene encoding uncharacterized protein LOC105683220 isoform X1, whose protein sequence is MEAAATSQLSQGLQLALPSPGIPGLDVVRALHQSVVSLRAALDSSREELRRLKKSVGDFNGESYLDTVQRLALENHVLRRRILDKRNKSPSDTDAVSIASKSEVKKRCTNPAAEESGKPHSTEINETVNMDPVKEDAENESASESVIPTAGCDEVAGGAQGAEVEEEKVRDTCKETEVLPTGNPTELADREQEDSSLKSVSDGENSVFGDNPEQFDNGNPEMNSDNPLGSKPSGESENDSEELDDIELIFTTDDTREVSLQEDLVSITEGDTWPSLRHRQFDGQPVLLKYTKTADPEALLNGDKTSSSVDEAVSSQSSSIDREESVDRFDEGSGARLNKMWSQCSVLVETDISKCGVLEEPDPTRYAGRRNTLAAPPTAYRPIIHREALATGRRKSATPLRPVMDRSGGGSRRESGAQTDISALPAQWRSESYLAHKVAHAFTTLPSKFALPAGIPGRLRLSDKTREARRVMLSDISFTSMVPELSRSADHLCHDPHAQTCLNARGCGPRTPEVHRRESLNSLGGYWPRCHPGTSLPSPCDCRLSTDLYSSRYRGSLTSIPSPGLEVTVGSSRRHSWRATAASFDTWRIPVATSTPRPTWSSMPSSPTHVHPPNVPGVSSSRYPAKNPPKRTRSKVTFKDCPVTRGSLPNLRSDSIGADNSGDSTESLIDEAEDYLRRSIDSMLTITGSEYFNGQGSTRRRRTRRHSEPDLLREWNPPQDARPYLPKIPRDLKLNHLVKVISPEGRVLQGRVRYVGPVPGREEPHVGVELPSDSGSSDGTFHGRRFFDCDPERAVFVPFKKVVLAWCTT, encoded by the exons ATGGAGGCTGCTGCTACCAGTCAGCTGTCGCAGGGGTTGCAGCTCGCTCTGCCATCCCCAGGGATCCCTGGCCTTGACGTAGTCAGAGCTTTGCACCAG AGCGTAGTGTCACTGAGAGCAGCCCTTGACTCGTCCAGAGAAGAACTCAGGCGTCTAAAAAAATCTGTTGGTGATTTTAACGGGGAGAGCTACCTCGATACGGTGCAACGTCTCGCCCTCGAAAATCACGTCCTAAGACGCAGAATACTCGACAAAAGGAACAAATCACCGAGTGATACCGATGCAGTTAGCATCGCTTCGAAATCCGAGGTGAAAAAACG GTGCACAAATCCAGCAGCCGAAGAATCAGGTAAACCGCATTCTAcggaaataaacgaaacagTTAATATGGATCCCGTCAAAGAGGACGCGGAGAACGAGAGCGCTTCAGAATCGGTAATCCCGACAGCGGGATGCGACGAGGTCGCCGGGGGGGCGCAGGGTGCAGAAGTCGAAGAGGAAAAGGTTCGGGATACCTGCAAGGAGACGGAAGTTCTTCCTACGGGAAATCCGACAGAGCTCGCCGATCGCGAACAGGAAGATTCTAGTTTGAAATCGGTTTCCGATGGTGAGAATTCCGTATTCGGTGATAATCCCGAACAATTTGACAACGGGAATCCCGAGATGAACAGCGATAATCCGCTGGGATCGAAACCTTCGGGTGAATCGGAAAATGACTCGGAGGAACTCGACGACATCGAGCTTATATTCACTACCGACGACACGAGGGAAGTGAGCCTCCAAGAAGACCTCGTCTCCATAACCGAAGGAGACACCTGGCCCTCGCTTCGACATCGGCAATTCGATGGGCAGCCGGTACTGCTGAAATACACGAAGACCGCGGATCCGGAAGCTCTCCTCAACGGAGACAAAACCAGCTCGTCCGTTGATGAGGCCGTCTCCTCCCAAAGCTCTAGCATCGACCGAGAGGAGAGCGTGGACAGATTCGACGAGGGATCCGGGGCGCGGCTGAACAAAATGTGGTCGCAATGCTCGGTGCTCGTTGAAACGGACATCAGCAAATGCGGTGTCCTCGAGGAACCCGATCCTACCAGGTACGCCGGACGAAGGAACACTCTCGCGGCACCACCCACGGCGTACAG GCCCATAATTCACCGGGAGGCGTTGGCGACCGGTAGACGAAAAAGCGCGACTCCTCTTCGCCCGGTGATGGACCGCAGCGGGGGCGGAAGTCGACGGGAATCCGGCGCACAGACAGACATTTCAGCGCTTCCGGCACAGTGGAGATCGGAGAGCTACTTGGCGCACAAAGTGGCCCACGCTTTCACAACCCTACCGAGCAAATTCGCCCTTCCTGCCGGCATCCCCGGCCGACTCAGACTCTCTGACAAAACTAGGGAGGCTCGACGAGTGATGCTGTCGGACATCAGCTTCACCAGCATGGTACCCGAACTGTCGCGCAGCGCCGATCATCTCTGTCACGATCCTCACGCTCAG ACTTGCTTGAACGCGCGGGGATGCGGTCCGAGGACTCCGGAGGTTCACCGTCGCGAGTCTTTGAACTCTCTCGGCGGTTACTGGCCCCGATGTCACCCGGGAACGAGCCTTCCGAGCCCCTGCGATTGCCGACTGTCTACCGATCTCTACTCTTCTCGATACCGCGGCTCGTTGACCTCCATCCCATCGCCCGGGCTCGAAGTTACCGTCGGATCGTCTCGTAGACATTCTTGGAGAGCGACCGCCGCCTCTTTCGACACCTGGCGAATACCTGTCGCTACTTCCACACCCAGACCTACTTGGTCCTCGATGCCCTCCTCCCCCACACACGTTCATCCACCTAACGTACCCGGTGTCTCGTCGTCCCGCTATCCCGCGAAAAACCCACCCAAAAGGACGAGGTCGAAGGTCACCTTCAAAG ACTGCCCGGTGACGCGGGGGAGTCTTCCGAATCTTCGTTCCGACTCAATTGGTGCTGACAACAGCGGTGACTCGACAGAATCTCTGATCGACGAAGCGGAGGACTACCTCAGACGCAGCATAGATTCTATGCTGACCATTACCGGATCGGAGTATTTTAATGGTCAGGGAAGCACGCGTCGCCGTAGAACACGACGTCATTCCGAACCCGACCTTTTACGAGAGTGGAATCCTCCGCAAGATGCCCGTCCCTATCTACCCAAG ATTCCTCGGGACCTGAAACTGAATCACCTCGTCAAGGTGATATCGCCGGAGGGTCGGGTTCTCCAAGGAAGGGTACGATACGTAGGTCCTGTGCCAGGACGAGAAGAGCCCCACGTTGGGGTCGAACTTCCCTCGGACAGCGGCTCCTCGGATGGAACTTTTCACGGACGCCGTTTCTTCGACTG cgatCCCGAACGAGCCGTTTTCGTGCCATTCAAAAAGGTCGTGCTGGCGTGGTGCACCACTTGA